The nucleotide window CTGTTTTTCCCGTGTCCGCAGGGAGTGACGTGGTATGCTCGGCTCTGGACCGGGTTTCCGGGTTTTTCGATGTATGTGGAGTGTGGGGTATGGTTGTGCGCCGAACAGAATGCCAACAAAGCACTGACAAACCTCGGTGTACACTGGATTGACATGAATTTATTGGTTCGGGTCGGGTTTTCGGTTCTTCCGCCGTTTGTGGAGTATGATTGTGCGCCAACAAACCATGCGCTTGATCGATGAGTGGGTCGGTCAACCCTTGTGCCTTGTTTTGCGGCTTGTTCTGACAGGACATCATGTTCTTGGCAAATTGTGGCACAGACCCGCAGCAACATTACAAAAAGAGAAGGCTGTCAAAACCATCCTGTTGCAAAAATATTTTGGCATCGGCAGCATCCTGCACGCCATACCGCTGATTCGTGCCCTGCGTCGGCGTTATCCTGATGCCCGTATCGTCTTTGTCACCTTCCAGCCCATGGTGGAAACGATCCGACTTTGCAGCATCGCCGATGAAATCATCACCCTGCCGACGCACTCTCCAACAGCCTTTGTTGCAGCACTTTTCGGTACCCTGTGGCGCTTGCGCAGACTGCCGGTGGACATTTCCATTGACCTTGAATTTTTTGCCCGGTTTACCTTGTTGTTTTCCCTGCTGAGTGGTGCCCCTGTCCGCATGGGGTTTTTTTTACGGCATATCCGACCCGCCGCCTTGCTTTCTCATCCAATTTATTATAATACTTATCATCACTTGCGGTACATTTACTTTGCCTTTGGACAGGAGCTGGGGTTGACTCCCAACGCCGAATTTTTCCGGGATGTGCTGCCCACTCCCTCCAGTCTGGTAGAATCCCGATGGCGTGACCGCCTGGGACTGGATGCCCAACTGCCCATTATCGTCGTCAATCCCAACACCTCCGAACTGGTTTATCAGCGACGTTGGCCAGCCGGTCATTTTCAGAAATTGATCGGACGCATGGCCGAACGCTGGCCGAGGTACCAATATGTCCTGGTGGGAACGCGAAGCGAAAAAAAATATGTGGACTCCATCGTCGCTGGTCTGCACGCAACGGCAAACAAGGTCATCAATCTGGCAGGGGTCACCACCCTGGCAGAGCTTTTCAGCTTGCTGGGGTCCGCCAGCCTGGTGATCACAAGCGACTCGGGTCCCATGCATGTTGCTGCCCTCTACCAAACCAACCTTGTTGCATTTTTCGGCCCGGAGACACCGGTCGTGTACGGACCGGTGAATACCAATGCCATTGTGTTCCACGCAAGCCACCTCTACTGCTCGCCCTGTCTGAATGTGTATGACGCCAAAAAAAGTGTCCATTACCATCCTTGCGAGAATCCCCTTTGCCTTCAGGCCATCGATCCTGACATGGTTCTGAACATGATTGAAGAAAGATTTCTTGCATGTCCGACACAGCCTTCCCACCCCTGATCAGTCCGCTGACGCGCTCCAGACTGGTGGAACGGGTCGGGGAAAAACTTGTCGCCACGGATGGAGACGAATCTTTCTTCATACGGGACGGCATAGCCGAACTTCTCGTTTCTGCGGAGCTGGTTGCGCATCAACGTCATACACAGGAAGCCTTCGATACCCTGCCGCTTGCCGGACTTCCCTATTTTCGACCTGCGTTCTTCATCGACGCCGCCCGTTCCCTTCTTCTCCACGCGGAAACCCCGCCCCGAACCTTCGCCGAACTTGGGGGCGGAGAGGGTCATCTGGCCAGGCATCTGCACGACCTCTGGCCGGGACTGCAAAGTTGTGTGTGCGATTTGAGTCGTTCCTCCCTGGCCCGTGCCCCGCACCAACTGTGCCGGATCTGGTGTGATGTCACCCGACCGGTATTTGCTCCCGATACCCTGGACGCGGCTGCCTTCTGGGTATCACTGCATCATCTGTGTGTTCAGGAGCAGACCCAGGCCATGACGGAAATAGCCCGTGCGCTCCGTCCGGGTGGCCTGCTCCTGGTATGTGAACCCAATGCCGATTTTTACCTGCGCAAGGTGGTCTACAGCACATGCCTGGCGCAGGATGTATATTTCGACCAGGAAGCTGCCGTGGATTTTTCCCGTTTGGTCGAAGCAGCCACTTCCATCGGTCTGGAACTGGTCAGGTGGCGTTTCAGAAATCCGCCCTACAATCCTGTTTTTGTTCGTAAACTGGCGAAATGGCCAGTCTATCTTGCCGCCGTGGAGTTGTTGCATGGGCTGGATCGACTCCTGCTCCGCCCTTTGACCACACGACTGGCCGAGCCTTCCGCCAGCAACCTTTCCCGGCATCTGACTCTTTACGGCGAAGCCATTTTCAGGAAACGTCCATGATGTGTCCAACGTCGGCGGAATCAACCATCGCCAACTCTGCGTCTTCTGTCTGGGGTTGTCCTGTTTGTGGTGACGCACGGCATCAGCGAATTGGTTCGGTGCAACACCACCCTTTACATGTCTGTGTCGCATGCCGATTGCAGTTTTTGCATCCCCAACCGACGCCGACAGAGCTTGCCGCCATCTATCGGGACTACTATCAGGCGTGGGGAAAACTCGACGAGCCTGCCGTACAGGCTCAGGTGTCTGCCATGAAGCAACAGACCTTTCATGGCTACCTGGATATATTGGAACACTACGGGACCAAAGGGGGATCGCTCCTGGATATCGGTTGCGCGACAGGCGATTTCCTGTTGGCCGCTCGACAAAGGGGATTTGCTGTTCATGGCGTGGAAATCTCGCCGGAGGGAATCCGCCGCAGCCGGATGTTGTTTGGTTCCGCACACATCCATGCCGGTTCCCTGGATGACACGGCCTTTGCCGACCATCTTTTCGACATCATCATCCTGAGCGATGTTCTGGAACACATTTCCGATCTGAAGGGATTGCGTCGGCACATTCTGCGCCTGATGCAGCCCCGGGGCATGCTGCTTGTCGTCACGCCCGACGCCGGCAGCCTCAGTTGCCGTCTCATGGGCACCCGCTGGCCACATTACAAACCTGAACACCTGTTTTATTTTCAACGCGGGACGATCCGTGCGTGGTTGCAGGACTCCTTCCAGCTCCTGGTCTGTCAGCGCGCCGTCAAGACCCTGACGCCCATATATTGCGGGCAGGTTCTGAAACAATATGGTCAATTCCCCCTGGCCAGAATGACGGGGCGGTTTTTTTCGTCGCTGCCCGACTTTTTGGGCAACAGGCATGTTGCGGTCAGCCTTGGCGAAATGCTCGTCGTGGCCAAACGGGCGTCAGCCCCCCTCGGACTCGAACATTCCCAGCCACAGACATAAACGTCCCATCGGTTCAGATCCCCTCTGACCGAACATTCCCAGCCACAGACATAAACGTCCCATCGATCCGGCACTCCGGCACTCTGTCACTTCGTCACAAAATGAACCTGAAGAGTCTCCAGACAGCGTATGGCGGGAGGTAGGTCAGGCGGACCTCATGCCGGCCTGGGGGCAGCGGAACTCCCTGAAAGGCAAGATCGACCGGAAAGAGATGTGCGGGCTGATTATCGATGGTTGCCTGCCAGTAACTGCTGTAGCTGTTGGTAACGACCAGCATGGCATCTCCTGTGGATTCGGTCACAAAGGCATAGTGATCAGGTCCGGTTGCCTGAATCGAGACCGAATCCACGACCCCTTCAAGCCGGGATTGTATGCCGGAGGGAGGGGTGTATGTTCCGGCATCTGCCGCTGTCATGTACGCCGTGGAACGGAGTTGTTCGATTCCGGCCTTGCCCATGGCGGCCATGACATCTTCCTTGGTGGGAAGGATTTGCGTGCGTTCCGTCAGGAAAGCCCGGGGCAATACCTGGCTGTTTTCATAAATGTGTACCGGCAATGGACCGGGATAGGATTGCTGCCCCAGACAAGCAAACAGTCGGTAAAGTGCCGTAAATAAAGTGTCTGTCGTTATGGCAGGATCGCACCAGGTTTGAGCCGGGTTGGTCAGCCGGGGAAAATGTGCCTGGGTTGGAACAGGATGCAAGCGGAAATCGTCCAGGGGCTGCCGGGAAACGATATATCGAACATTGGCCAGGGAAAGAAGATTCATATCATAAAGTGATCCCACGTTCAGGGGCAGGGAAGACTCTGCCAGATTATCCCGAAATGTTGGCTTGCGGGATGGAGCATTCTGCCGCATGTTGGCAGGGGTATATAAATAGGCGCGATGCCCCCATTTCAAAAAGTAATCCCGGATAAACTCGGAATAGCGTGAATCGTGCATGGCCGGGTCCAGGATGAGTGACCAGAAATCATGATAACGTTTCGGGTAGACGTTCATGTACCCGTCTGCGGTTTCAAACCCGTAGCTCCCCAGAATGGCCGTATGAAGATTCGATGCCCCATCGCTTACCATGACGGCACGGTAACGCTTTTTGATCGCAACGGGCACATCTTTTGCCCACGCCAAAAGTTGCGGGTGCTTATAATAGGCGGCAAAATGGTTTTCTTCGAACACGATGGCAGAGATTTCGTTGCGTGTTTTTCTCGCCAGGAGATAGGTCAACAATACCACAAGAATGGCCAGGGCAACCCGACCTGCCAGCCGGGGCAGGGATTGACCCTTGCAGCTTTCCCAACGTTCCGCAAGATGATGAATGGCCAGCGCACTGGTGATGGCAGCGAAAAAGAATGTGTAAAATACCCAGCGCCACCATCCGAATTTGAAGAGAATCCAAGGTTTTGCGGTGGTCAAATGGGTGACGATGACAAGCAGCATGGGAAAGAGATATAACCCGGAGAAAGTCAGGATCGAGATGACAAGATAGGTGCCAATCCTGGTTCTTTTCCAGTTTGCATCGGCCAGCATGATGCCAAGAATGCTGAGCAGCCAGGGAATGACCATTTTGGGAAACACGTACAGAAACATGTCCGGATCAAACCGGATCTCCCCCGACATGTCCGCCGAGTTGGCCCGATGCGAGAGGGGGGCGTTCAGCAATTCGGACAGAAGGTGGGGAATTTCGGGCAAAACCATGCCTGCCAACATGCCCATCGCGACCTGAATGAAGGATCGGTTCCAGCGTTGCGGGTGTACCCAGAAAAACACCCCAAGGAGAGGAGCCGTCGTGATACTGATGAAAAACGGGGCATTGAGCGCATAAACCACACCACAAACAAAGCCGGTCAGCACGGCAAAGGTGCGTTTCGGCCAGTTGGTCAGGCGTATGGCTGTCCAGGCCATCCAGGGAAACAGTTCCAGAGCAAGCCCAAGTTGGGGATAGGGCGGGTCGTTGACCAATGTGCAAATGATTCCCCCCAGCAGGGCACTGAAACGCTTGACGGAAAAATCATCCACAAGCAGGCGATACGTGAAATACCCGGACAGAAACAACTGGATAAAATGAAACAATCCGTTGACCAGCCATGCTGGCATGACAAAAAACAGGTACTGGTCGATGTTGTGAATGTACGACGAGGCGTAATCTGTCCCTGATAATTGCAAGGGAGACCACAGATGGGCAGACAATCCCTGGGCGGCAGTGGCTGCATAGTTGGAAAAGAATGAATCTGCATGGTCACCCATCGGTATGTATGCATGCTCACCGAAGGCCCAGCGCGGGAAGGATCGCAAAAGCGCCCAGAGAATGAAAAAGAGGAGCGGCCAGAGCGATGAAAAAACAGAAGAAGAGGAAGCAGGTGGGGGAGAAGAACTGTTCGCATCCTGGGGTGGCGGGGCAGGCCAGGAGGAATTCCGGGAACAACTTTCCTGGGCTTGACACATGCGCGTGTGAGACATGCAGATATGACCTCGCAGACTACCTGGAAAATTGGTATTCTCCGCTGAATCAAATCGGTCGGTCAAGGGTGGTTGCCACCCATTGCTTGCGAAGTGTTCGGGAGAAACGGATTCACCATGGGACTCTTTCGCCAAAGGGCGCGGCTTTACACCCGGATCGTCATGGCCGACAGGCTCGGTCTGGTACAGCCTGTGGTGACGGCCTTCTTCATTACCACCCGTTGTAATGCCCACTGCAACTATTGCTACACCGACAAGGGTATTGCCAAACGCGATGAGATGACCACCCGCCAAATCTGCGATACCGTGGACGGGTTGGTCGGAATGGGCACACGCATCATCAACCTGATGGGCGGCGAACCCTTGTTGCGGGATGATTTTCCTGAAATTCTGCGACACATTCGCGCCAGGAACATTGTTTGTGATGTCAATACAAACTGTTTCCTGATCGAAAAGCACCTGGATCTGTTGCGCACACACGCCACGCAACTGTTCACCAGCCTCGATGGTGACGAACAAGCCCACGATTTGAATCGCGGTGCAGGCACGTTCAACAAGACGGTGCATGGCATTCGTCTGGCCCGGCAAGCCGGTATCCCGGTACGCATCAATTGCACGGTGACACGACACAATGCGGACAAAATCGATTTTTTAATTGATTTTTCAGAACGTTACAACCTGTTTCTCACCTTCACCCCTCTGGTGCGCGCCCATACCGGAACTCTGGCAAGCACGGCAGCCCTGACCCCCGACGACCAGGAAGCCAAAAATATTTTTCAACGCATCAAGGCTGCCAAGGCTCGCTCGACGCGCATCATGAATTCCGATGCCGCCCTCGATTATTACATCCATTATCCGGTTCCTTTCGGCACCATTGTGGGACGTGATGAAACCGGCCTCCATCGCAACTACTACACACGGACCTGTCCCTACGGACGGTTGCAGTTTTTTGTGACCAGCAATGGCAACGTGTACAGTTGCCACAACATGTGGAACGAACCAACCTATCAGCCGGGCAACGTGTTGCGTCAGGGAGTGCGGGATGCCATCATGCAGGCTCATGCAGGCCTGACCTGTAAATATTGCTGGCTGGCCAATCTGGTGGAGTGGAACGAGTTCACGACCCTCCCCTGGCTGTTCAAGGGGATCCGTATGACACTCAGGCAGATGTTCGAACGTTCGCAGCCGGGATCCGGCATATGACCTCTGTTTCCGCTCCGAATGACCTTACGTCAATCGCGCACCGGAAACACCGGAACGGTGTGAGTCCTCTGCCACGCAGAGCAAACGCAGCGGACCACAACGTGGATTTCCGATCCGGCATGGGCATGATGGAACATTCCAGGAAAAGATGGTAATCCAGATGAACATGGCGCGCACCATACGGGACCTGATCGTTCTGATACGCATCATCATCCAGGTGTTGCGAGTCAAGATTACTCGGCGGGCGCGGCCAGTGTCGGTAAATCTCCAGGTGACCAAACACTGCAATCTGGCGTGTTCCTACTGTTTTGCCGACCTGGAATCCCTGGCCACAGTCAAGGATCCCGACACATCGGAAATGATGGAAACCATTGACGAACTGTATCGCCATGGTTGCCGACACATCATCCTGATGGGAGGAGAACCCCTGATCCGAAAGGATATCGGTACCATCATTCGCCATATCAAAAACAGGTGGATGCGTTGCGAGATCGTCACCAACGGCTATTATGTCGCGCAACATCTGGAGGATTTGCAGGCATGTGATTCGGTCTGCGTCAGCCTGGATGGCCTTCGGGAAAGCAACGATGTCGTGCGCGGCAAGGGATGCCACGACACTGTGGTCAAAGCCATGGATTTTCTCCACGCAAAGGGAATCAAAACCCGGATTCATGCCATCATCACCCGGGAAAATCTGCACAGCGGCAGCATGCGCTACATCGCCGAATTGGCAGCCAGATACGGATTTGCTTTCAATTTTTCCATGGCCATGCTGCGGCCTGAACTGCGGGATGATTCCATCCATTTCACCGAAGAGGAGATCCAGGAGATCATTGCCGAGTATCGGCAGTTGCGCATGGACGGATTCCCGGTCTTCACCTCGGAGAGATGTCTGAAATATGTCGCCAAATGGCCCAAGAAAGGCTCCTATACAATTTTTGAGGCGGACTCATTGACCCCGGAAGAAAAGCGTTGGGTCATGCCCTGCAACTATGGCCGTTACAATGCCTTCCTCGATGTGGATGGCAGTGTCTACAAATGTTGCCTGACCTGGAAAAACGGCCTCAAATGGCGCGAACATGGCATGCAGGCCTGCATCGATCATGTGGGCCGGAATCTGCTCCATTGCGTTTCCTGCCGCAGCATTGGGGACATCGATCGGGCCATGTTGCTGGAATTTGCCAGTCTGGGCAACTTGAGGATGGTGTGGAACTATTTGTTCAAGCGTTCCGGACGGCAAAAGGCAAAAGCAGTGCGCACATCATCATGAAAACCAGGCAGCGAAACCCATGAATGGACGGAATGGCATGCAGGATCAGGTGGTGGTACTCACCGGGGCATCCCGGGGCGTGGGCCGCTGTCTGGCGAAACGCCTGCTGGCCCGGGGTGCCGTGGTCATTGGAGTGGCCCGGGACGGTGCTGCCCTTGACAGCCTGGTCTGTGCGCATGCAGCTTCCCGGCGGGATGGAACGACACATGGGAGTGGCCGTTTTATCCCAGTGGCCTGTGACGTGGCGGATGCTGAGGCGGTGCGCCGCCAGGTCGGCGCGGCAGTGGCAGCACTGGGTCGGGTGGACCTGCTCATCAACAATGCCGGCGTGGGCTTGACAGCCAGCGCCCTCGCCACCCGCCGCGAGTGGAGCGAACGCGCCATGGCCGTCAATTTTTACGGCGCGGTGAATCTGACCGAAACCATCGCGCCCATGATGATCCAGGCACGTGCGGGTGTCATCGTCAACGTTGCTTCGGTCGTGGCCCGGCTGGGCATGCCGACGGTTGCCCATTATGCGGCGGCCAAGGCCGCACTCACGGCCTGGTCACAGGCTCTGGAATCTGAACTGGCCCCGGCAGGCATTCGCGTGTTGACGGTGCATCCGGGTAATACGGATACCGGTTTTCACACCAGCCAGTTGCAACCGGGAGGCTCGCCAGCATGGGTGACCCGTGGCAACAGGCTCGATCCGGAAATGGTGGCCGACACGATTCTCGGATTGACTGCCGGCCCATCTGCGGAGAAGGTGATCGGACGCCCGGCACAGATGTTGCTTTTGTTGCGCTTTTTGGCACCACGGTGGCTGCGCAACCTGTTCATCTCCTTGTTCCGCCTGGATGTCTGGTATGACTCGGACGCACCATTGGATCCGGGAACCAGCTCCCCATTCTCGCCAGAGGTCACGTTCCCCGGTGCGCAACCGCCGCCGGTCATGCCGGCGCTGACCGGGGTTACCCTGGCACATGCAGATCGTTTCTGCGGTTACCATCGGCAAAAAGGTCCCCTGACCGGGCACCAGGTACTGACCCCTGGACTCGATCCTCTGCTGTTTTACACGCTTTATCCTTACCTTCTGGCCACCGTATACACCCGCACATCCCCTTCCCGGCAGCGTTTCCGGCATCCCTGGCTGCCAAATGCCGGCTGGATACCCATGGTCCACAGGCCGGTTGGTGCCGTGGCTGCGGTGAAAAATGTCATCAAAACCCTGTTGGTGCCCGTGCGCCCTCTTGGTCGTAGCTGGCACGGTGTCGAACTGCGCGTGGCTGGACATCCATATGCTTTCGACCTGGGCGAAGGCGGGACGGTGTGTCCGGCAGCCTTTCGTGCTTTTTTTCCCGTGCAACTGCGCAGCCAACTGGAAGCCAAAGACGGTGGGACCTGGAGCGGGTGTTGTCCCGATCACCTGAAAAATCTGACATTTGCAGCCGGGAATAATACCCTTGCGTCCGTACCCCTGCCCGGTGCCGATCCTGTATGCCATTGGGGAGCGCAGGCCGTACTCAAAGCAGGAAACCCCTGCCACAGGCAACCAGTACCGGAGAAGGATGGCAGAGGTTCAACCATGACCCTGGAGGAATTGGCCACGCAACTCGGTGTGCCCTGTCCGACCCTCCTGCAAACCGCTCTGGGCTATTATCTGACGCTGAGCATGGGTGGAGAGTTGGCCTTCTACAGCACAACCTTTGATGCTGCCATGTTTCAATGTCCCAGCGTGCGTTCCCGGGTGGCTGCAGAAATCGTTCGCCACCGGGAAACGGGCATGGTGACACTCGTCGTTTTGGCCATCAATGGCACCGCCTGCGCTCGGGGATTTGTTGCCGGTGACCGGTGGCAGTTGCCTTTGGATCTGGAACGGACCCGGGGGTGTCTGCACGCTTTCAATGCCCTCTATCTTGCCGCCGGAGTGGCGGATTTATTGCCGGAACCGATCACTGTGGCCTGTCCCCGGGAGGGGTGCCAGGCAACCTGGCAGGTGGCAGCATGATTTCCCGATCCCGGCAGGGTTATGCCCTGTTCTCCGTTGCCGAGACACATCGGATTGTGGAATTTGCCCATGCCTGCATGCAGGTCGGCTGGACTATCGTGGCCAGTGAACCGCCGTTGTCAACCTTGCGCGCAGCCGGTATCCCTGCGGTGGATGTGGCGGATTTTGTCGGTGTGGATGCTTCCCGCTACCCGTTCCCACCCACCTTGCACCCGAAAATCGAGTGGGCATTGACCGACGCCTCGGCTGACATACGGCTGGAACTGGTCTACGACATTCCCTATGGCCCGGCCCTGGGCAACGATGTGGGCGGCCACACATTGTTGGGACTGGCTGCCAAAGGAAATCGGCTGCCGGTAGCCACGGTGACGGATATGGAGCAGGTGGCACGGGCGCTGGGGACAACCGGTACCGTGCCCGCCGACCTCCGCCAAGCCCTGATTGATGCCGCCAACCTGCGTGTGATGCGCCATTATGCCTCCCTGGTGCCGAACGGGCCTGATCATCAGGTCATTGTGGCACATACACCCCGAACCCTGCTGAATGGCGAAAATCCTTACCAGGTACCGGCGGTGTTGCTGGACGACGGCAGCGGCGACCCGCTCGGTCTGGTCGCCTGTCGGCAGGTGCTGGGCAACCCTCCCTGCCTGACAAATCTGGCGGACGCGGATTCTCTCATCTCCACTCTGGTACGGTTGAGCGCCGGCTTTCGGTGCCTGCAGGATGGAGTCCCCTTTCTGGCCATTGCTGCCAAGCATGGTAATCCCTGTGGGATCGGTTGGCACCGGAAGGATCCCCTGACAGCCATCCGACGCGCCTTGTGGGCCAACCCGGGTGCTATCTGGGGAGGTGAAGTGGCTGTCAATTTTCCCCTGGACACCGCCTGTGCCGAAGCCCTGTTTGCCGATCCTCGGCGAGCGAAATCATTTGGCTCGGAACGTTGGATGCTGGATGTTGTCCTGGCCCCGGATGCCGACGCAGGAGCCTGCAACCAGTTGGGGCAACGCCGCCTGACCAAACTGTTTCTGAATGACCGTCTGGCAGACCCGGACAAGGTGCCACATCCCTCCTGGCAGGGGCG belongs to Magnetococcales bacterium and includes:
- a CDS encoding class I SAM-dependent methyltransferase — its product is MMCPTSAESTIANSASSVWGCPVCGDARHQRIGSVQHHPLHVCVACRLQFLHPQPTPTELAAIYRDYYQAWGKLDEPAVQAQVSAMKQQTFHGYLDILEHYGTKGGSLLDIGCATGDFLLAARQRGFAVHGVEISPEGIRRSRMLFGSAHIHAGSLDDTAFADHLFDIIILSDVLEHISDLKGLRRHILRLMQPRGMLLVVTPDAGSLSCRLMGTRWPHYKPEHLFYFQRGTIRAWLQDSFQLLVCQRAVKTLTPIYCGQVLKQYGQFPLARMTGRFFSSLPDFLGNRHVAVSLGEMLVVAKRASAPLGLEHSQPQT
- a CDS encoding radical SAM protein, whose protein sequence is MARTIRDLIVLIRIIIQVLRVKITRRARPVSVNLQVTKHCNLACSYCFADLESLATVKDPDTSEMMETIDELYRHGCRHIILMGGEPLIRKDIGTIIRHIKNRWMRCEIVTNGYYVAQHLEDLQACDSVCVSLDGLRESNDVVRGKGCHDTVVKAMDFLHAKGIKTRIHAIITRENLHSGSMRYIAELAARYGFAFNFSMAMLRPELRDDSIHFTEEEIQEIIAEYRQLRMDGFPVFTSERCLKYVAKWPKKGSYTIFEADSLTPEEKRWVMPCNYGRYNAFLDVDGSVYKCCLTWKNGLKWREHGMQACIDHVGRNLLHCVSCRSIGDIDRAMLLEFASLGNLRMVWNYLFKRSGRQKAKAVRTSS
- a CDS encoding class I SAM-dependent methyltransferase is translated as MSDTAFPPLISPLTRSRLVERVGEKLVATDGDESFFIRDGIAELLVSAELVAHQRHTQEAFDTLPLAGLPYFRPAFFIDAARSLLLHAETPPRTFAELGGGEGHLARHLHDLWPGLQSCVCDLSRSSLARAPHQLCRIWCDVTRPVFAPDTLDAAAFWVSLHHLCVQEQTQAMTEIARALRPGGLLLVCEPNADFYLRKVVYSTCLAQDVYFDQEAAVDFSRLVEAATSIGLELVRWRFRNPPYNPVFVRKLAKWPVYLAAVELLHGLDRLLLRPLTTRLAEPSASNLSRHLTLYGEAIFRKRP
- a CDS encoding glycosyltransferase family 9 protein, producing MRQQTMRLIDEWVGQPLCLVLRLVLTGHHVLGKLWHRPAATLQKEKAVKTILLQKYFGIGSILHAIPLIRALRRRYPDARIVFVTFQPMVETIRLCSIADEIITLPTHSPTAFVAALFGTLWRLRRLPVDISIDLEFFARFTLLFSLLSGAPVRMGFFLRHIRPAALLSHPIYYNTYHHLRYIYFAFGQELGLTPNAEFFRDVLPTPSSLVESRWRDRLGLDAQLPIIVVNPNTSELVYQRRWPAGHFQKLIGRMAERWPRYQYVLVGTRSEKKYVDSIVAGLHATANKVINLAGVTTLAELFSLLGSASLVITSDSGPMHVAALYQTNLVAFFGPETPVVYGPVNTNAIVFHASHLYCSPCLNVYDAKKSVHYHPCENPLCLQAIDPDMVLNMIEERFLACPTQPSHP
- a CDS encoding radical SAM protein; this translates as MGLFRQRARLYTRIVMADRLGLVQPVVTAFFITTRCNAHCNYCYTDKGIAKRDEMTTRQICDTVDGLVGMGTRIINLMGGEPLLRDDFPEILRHIRARNIVCDVNTNCFLIEKHLDLLRTHATQLFTSLDGDEQAHDLNRGAGTFNKTVHGIRLARQAGIPVRINCTVTRHNADKIDFLIDFSERYNLFLTFTPLVRAHTGTLASTAALTPDDQEAKNIFQRIKAAKARSTRIMNSDAALDYYIHYPVPFGTIVGRDETGLHRNYYTRTCPYGRLQFFVTSNGNVYSCHNMWNEPTYQPGNVLRQGVRDAIMQAHAGLTCKYCWLANLVEWNEFTTLPWLFKGIRMTLRQMFERSQPGSGI
- a CDS encoding YfhO family protein, which codes for MGDHADSFFSNYAATAAQGLSAHLWSPLQLSGTDYASSYIHNIDQYLFFVMPAWLVNGLFHFIQLFLSGYFTYRLLVDDFSVKRFSALLGGIICTLVNDPPYPQLGLALELFPWMAWTAIRLTNWPKRTFAVLTGFVCGVVYALNAPFFISITTAPLLGVFFWVHPQRWNRSFIQVAMGMLAGMVLPEIPHLLSELLNAPLSHRANSADMSGEIRFDPDMFLYVFPKMVIPWLLSILGIMLADANWKRTRIGTYLVISILTFSGLYLFPMLLVIVTHLTTAKPWILFKFGWWRWVFYTFFFAAITSALAIHHLAERWESCKGQSLPRLAGRVALAILVVLLTYLLARKTRNEISAIVFEENHFAAYYKHPQLLAWAKDVPVAIKKRYRAVMVSDGASNLHTAILGSYGFETADGYMNVYPKRYHDFWSLILDPAMHDSRYSEFIRDYFLKWGHRAYLYTPANMRQNAPSRKPTFRDNLAESSLPLNVGSLYDMNLLSLANVRYIVSRQPLDDFRLHPVPTQAHFPRLTNPAQTWCDPAITTDTLFTALYRLFACLGQQSYPGPLPVHIYENSQVLPRAFLTERTQILPTKEDVMAAMGKAGIEQLRSTAYMTAADAGTYTPPSGIQSRLEGVVDSVSIQATGPDHYAFVTESTGDAMLVVTNSYSSYWQATIDNQPAHLFPVDLAFQGVPLPPGRHEVRLTYLPPYAVWRLFRFIL
- a CDS encoding SDR family oxidoreductase, with the protein product MNGRNGMQDQVVVLTGASRGVGRCLAKRLLARGAVVIGVARDGAALDSLVCAHAASRRDGTTHGSGRFIPVACDVADAEAVRRQVGAAVAALGRVDLLINNAGVGLTASALATRREWSERAMAVNFYGAVNLTETIAPMMIQARAGVIVNVASVVARLGMPTVAHYAAAKAALTAWSQALESELAPAGIRVLTVHPGNTDTGFHTSQLQPGGSPAWVTRGNRLDPEMVADTILGLTAGPSAEKVIGRPAQMLLLLRFLAPRWLRNLFISLFRLDVWYDSDAPLDPGTSSPFSPEVTFPGAQPPPVMPALTGVTLAHADRFCGYHRQKGPLTGHQVLTPGLDPLLFYTLYPYLLATVYTRTSPSRQRFRHPWLPNAGWIPMVHRPVGAVAAVKNVIKTLLVPVRPLGRSWHGVELRVAGHPYAFDLGEGGTVCPAAFRAFFPVQLRSQLEAKDGGTWSGCCPDHLKNLTFAAGNNTLASVPLPGADPVCHWGAQAVLKAGNPCHRQPVPEKDGRGSTMTLEELATQLGVPCPTLLQTALGYYLTLSMGGELAFYSTTFDAAMFQCPSVRSRVAAEIVRHRETGMVTLVVLAINGTACARGFVAGDRWQLPLDLERTRGCLHAFNALYLAAGVADLLPEPITVACPREGCQATWQVAA